A single region of the Acinetobacter sp. WCHA45 genome encodes:
- a CDS encoding helix-turn-helix domain-containing protein, producing MNIKNQTQDRQQVLIDLYMQYLLNEITLGQLLTYLRKNILSMSQEQYANLVGISRRTLTDIEQDKGKLTQSVLDKVFKPLGLKAGLVPTHEHIVRKIMKPSE from the coding sequence ATGAATATAAAAAATCAGACTCAAGATCGTCAGCAAGTTCTTATTGATCTATATATGCAGTACTTATTGAATGAAATAACATTAGGACAATTATTGACGTATTTACGAAAAAACATTCTGAGTATGTCTCAGGAACAATATGCAAATTTAGTCGGCATAAGTCGCAGGACATTAACTGATATTGAGCAAGACAAAGGAAAACTTACTCAATCTGTTTTAGATAAGGTCTTTAAACCACTTGGGTTGAAAGCAGGACTTGTACCAACTCATGAGCACATTGTGAGAAAGATTATGAAACCATCAGAATGA
- the prmB gene encoding 50S ribosomal protein L3 N(5)-glutamine methyltransferase, with product MERPTISPEHLQEAAENLVTIRDFIRFGVTALRQYDAHLGQGTEDYFAESSALVLQTLSLEWKADAEILDAKLLPTEKAEFLSLLERRINDRIPTSYLLNLAYFCNKPYYVDERVLIPRSPIAELIEQRFAPYCLNENGQMLEALNNLPENTNPKTPQRILDMCTGSGCIAIALAYAFPDSEVDATDISKEALEVASINAEHHDKQYQVALLESDLFAKIPAENQYDLIVSNPPYVDAEDMADLPEEFLHEPELALAAGQDGLDLVRKMLAQAADYLTEDGLIVIEVGNSEWAMRQNFNTVDFHWLTFQKGGSGIFALTAEQCRRYKDIFQQSIQN from the coding sequence GTGGAGCGACCTACAATCAGCCCTGAACATTTACAAGAAGCGGCTGAAAATTTAGTAACCATTCGAGATTTTATTCGTTTTGGTGTAACCGCACTTCGTCAATATGATGCACACTTAGGTCAAGGTACTGAAGATTATTTTGCGGAAAGCTCTGCACTTGTTTTGCAAACACTTTCCCTAGAATGGAAAGCTGATGCAGAAATATTAGATGCAAAATTACTACCAACTGAAAAAGCAGAATTTTTAAGTCTATTAGAACGTCGCATCAATGATCGTATTCCAACCTCATATTTATTAAATTTGGCATATTTCTGTAATAAACCTTATTATGTAGATGAACGTGTACTCATTCCGCGTTCGCCAATTGCTGAATTGATTGAACAACGATTTGCACCATATTGTTTGAATGAAAATGGTCAAATGCTCGAAGCATTGAATAATTTACCAGAAAACACGAATCCGAAAACGCCACAACGTATTTTAGACATGTGTACGGGTTCTGGCTGTATTGCAATCGCTTTAGCTTATGCATTCCCAGATTCTGAAGTGGATGCAACAGACATTTCCAAAGAAGCTTTGGAAGTCGCATCAATTAATGCTGAACACCATGATAAGCAATATCAAGTCGCATTACTTGAGTCTGATTTGTTTGCAAAAATTCCTGCTGAAAATCAATATGATTTAATCGTAAGTAATCCTCCATATGTAGACGCAGAGGATATGGCAGATTTACCAGAAGAATTCTTACACGAGCCGGAGCTTGCACTTGCTGCTGGTCAAGATGGTTTGGATTTGGTTCGTAAAATGTTAGCGCAAGCTGCTGACTATTTGACAGAAGATGGTTTAATCGTCATTGAAGTCGGTAATTCAGAATGGGCGATGCGTCAAAACTTTAATACTGTTGATTTCCATTGGCTTACATTCCAAAAAGGTGGTTCTGGTATTTTTGCATTAACTGCGGAACAATGCCGCCGTTATAAAGATATATTCCAGCAATCTATTCAAAATTAA
- a CDS encoding TenA family transcriptional regulator, which yields MTVMKQYGTKLEITPHSEWAQQFWDELVPAKERVSKHPLFLNMASGSLNLECFRSALLNFYPLVAHFPSYMAGALAKATAFSLDGVTETRDWLIQNIKVEERHLHWYQDWAKGFGITTEMLNEVRPPVAINAINHFLWDVNFRGSLAESIAATNLAIEWATGDWTIHVYKGIQAYTETPEVNINKRSLAWLRAHAHYDDLHPYEAMELIKRLCDKDPVSQRKAFLAAKEGLAYYELALDECYKLQNNN from the coding sequence ATGACTGTTATGAAGCAATATGGAACAAAACTAGAAATAACACCTCACTCAGAATGGGCACAACAATTTTGGGATGAACTTGTTCCTGCAAAAGAACGAGTAAGCAAGCACCCTTTATTTTTAAATATGGCAAGCGGTAGCCTAAATTTAGAATGCTTTCGGTCAGCATTATTAAATTTTTATCCTTTGGTTGCTCATTTTCCATCATATATGGCAGGTGCTTTAGCTAAAGCGACGGCTTTTTCTTTAGATGGTGTAACTGAGACTAGAGATTGGTTAATTCAAAATATCAAAGTTGAAGAAAGACATTTACATTGGTATCAAGATTGGGCGAAGGGTTTTGGCATAACGACTGAAATGTTGAATGAAGTTAGACCACCAGTAGCAATAAATGCAATCAATCATTTTTTATGGGATGTAAATTTTAGGGGAAGTTTAGCGGAGAGTATTGCTGCAACAAATTTAGCAATAGAGTGGGCGACAGGCGATTGGACCATTCATGTTTATAAAGGAATACAAGCTTATACAGAAACACCAGAAGTAAATATTAATAAAAGATCATTGGCATGGTTAAGAGCTCATGCACACTATGATGATCTACATCCTTATGAGGCGATGGAGCTGATTAAGAGATTATGCGATAAAGATCCAGTTTCTCAGAGAAAAGCTTTTTTAGCAGCGAAAGAAGGCTTGGCTTATTATGAGCTGGCTTTAGATGAGTGTTACAAGTTACAAAATAATAATTAA
- a CDS encoding vWA domain-containing protein: protein MFVRLFYTLRKYGVPVTTRELIDLNQAVASGLVFADQEEFYQLAKTVLVKDERFFDKFDRAMKDYFDGIETFDLDELLKQVHKLPKDWFDLELLEKHLTPEQRAELQKAGSLEELMKMLEERLREQHKKHQGGNRMIGTGGTSPFGAFGDHPEGVRIGGPGRKRSAVKVWEQRKYQNLDDDQVLGTRQMQIALRRLRKFARQGAAEELDVDGTIRETAKQGILDVQLVPERRNRIKVLMLFDVGGSMDAYIAECEKLFSAAKSEFKTLEYFYFHNCLYDYVWKDNHRRSSTRMNTWDLFHTYGRDYRVIVVGDASMAPYELKSAGGSVEYMNDESGEVWLRRLRQHFDKTAWLNPEMEGYWHYTQTINWIKEIFENHMYPMTLKGIEDMTRYLSR from the coding sequence ATGTTTGTGCGATTGTTTTACACCTTACGTAAATATGGTGTACCTGTTACAACTCGTGAGTTGATTGATCTCAACCAAGCGGTTGCATCAGGTCTAGTATTTGCAGATCAGGAAGAATTCTATCAGTTGGCTAAAACAGTTTTAGTCAAAGATGAACGTTTCTTTGATAAATTCGATCGTGCCATGAAAGATTATTTTGATGGCATTGAAACTTTTGATCTAGATGAACTACTTAAACAAGTTCACAAGTTACCTAAAGACTGGTTTGACCTAGAACTCTTAGAAAAACATCTGACACCAGAGCAACGTGCTGAACTACAAAAAGCAGGTTCTTTAGAAGAACTGATGAAAATGTTGGAAGAACGTTTACGTGAACAGCATAAAAAACATCAGGGTGGCAATCGTATGATTGGCACTGGCGGAACTTCACCTTTTGGTGCTTTTGGCGATCATCCAGAAGGTGTCCGAATAGGTGGGCCAGGGCGTAAACGTTCAGCGGTAAAAGTATGGGAGCAGCGTAAATACCAAAATCTTGATGATGATCAAGTTTTGGGAACACGTCAGATGCAAATTGCATTACGCCGATTACGTAAGTTTGCGCGTCAAGGCGCGGCTGAAGAGCTTGATGTTGATGGGACTATTCGTGAAACCGCTAAGCAGGGTATTTTGGATGTGCAATTGGTTCCTGAACGGCGTAATCGTATTAAAGTGCTGATGCTGTTTGATGTTGGTGGTTCAATGGATGCCTATATCGCTGAGTGTGAAAAATTATTTAGTGCGGCGAAGTCTGAGTTCAAAACCTTAGAATATTTCTATTTCCATAATTGTCTCTATGATTATGTTTGGAAAGACAACCATCGCCGTAGTTCAACTCGTATGAATACATGGGATTTATTCCATACTTACGGTCGCGACTATCGTGTAATTGTTGTTGGCGATGCCAGTATGGCACCATACGAACTCAAGTCGGCAGGTGGTTCAGTTGAATACATGAATGATGAGTCGGGCGAGGTATGGCTTAGACGTTTACGTCAGCATTTTGACAAAACCGCTTGGTTAAACCCTGAAATGGAAGGTTACTGGCATTACACCCAGACCATTAACTGGATCAAAGAAATTTTTGAAAATCATATGTACCCAATGACACTAAAAGGCATTGAAGATATGACGCGTTATTTGTCACGTTAA
- a CDS encoding ribonuclease D, which produces MFQFIQQQKDLAVLLSQMEQCSTYALDTEFIKVDTLYPKLGVCQINCNGQIALLDGVALDLEQFWQKVFTAQQNIFHACGEDIDLIYHYADQKPLKNVFDTQIAMAFLGHGLQVSYQNALKTCLNIDIDKDQTRSDWLARPLSQEQINYAANDVLYLTKLADTLKHDLQRKGLYQYVLEDCQNLTKEIAIETPLTELYTDIGNYRHSRRELMQLQQLSIWREQITKAMNQPRSFVLKNTTMLDLVEKNPRNNFQLAQVKDIRPNIVREHGKTILDLLKFLPPEDEWPLRMARPVKNNSKEVAPQIDALIDGVVFETGIPKEVLLRKKWLNAIYEYVVFHLEEQELPSYLLGWRYDILTKPLVALLRQDIEYLAAQMKLAR; this is translated from the coding sequence ATGTTTCAGTTCATTCAACAGCAAAAAGACCTTGCTGTTCTCCTCAGTCAAATGGAACAATGTTCTACCTACGCACTTGATACTGAGTTTATTAAGGTTGATACCTTATATCCAAAACTTGGGGTATGCCAGATTAATTGTAATGGTCAAATTGCTTTACTAGATGGAGTAGCACTTGATTTAGAGCAGTTTTGGCAGAAGGTTTTTACTGCACAGCAGAATATCTTTCATGCTTGTGGCGAAGATATTGATTTAATTTATCATTATGCAGATCAAAAACCATTAAAAAATGTATTTGATACGCAGATCGCAATGGCATTTCTTGGTCATGGGCTTCAGGTAAGCTATCAAAATGCATTAAAAACCTGCCTAAATATTGATATTGATAAGGATCAAACTCGCTCAGATTGGTTGGCACGTCCTTTAAGCCAAGAGCAAATTAATTATGCCGCAAATGATGTCTTATATTTGACAAAGCTCGCTGATACATTAAAACATGATTTACAGCGTAAAGGGCTTTATCAATATGTTTTGGAAGATTGTCAGAATTTAACGAAAGAAATTGCGATAGAAACTCCATTGACAGAGCTATATACCGATATTGGTAATTATCGCCATTCACGTCGTGAGTTAATGCAATTACAGCAGCTCAGTATTTGGCGTGAGCAAATTACCAAAGCCATGAATCAACCACGTAGTTTTGTTCTCAAAAATACAACAATGCTAGATTTAGTGGAAAAAAATCCACGTAATAATTTCCAACTTGCCCAAGTTAAAGATATTCGCCCAAACATTGTACGTGAACATGGCAAAACCATATTAGATTTATTAAAGTTTTTACCACCTGAAGATGAATGGCCATTAAGAATGGCAAGACCAGTGAAGAATAATTCTAAAGAAGTTGCGCCTCAAATTGATGCTTTAATCGATGGAGTCGTGTTTGAAACTGGCATTCCTAAAGAAGTTTTACTACGTAAGAAATGGCTGAATGCAATTTATGAATATGTTGTATTCCATTTAGAAGAGCAAGAATTGCCGAGTTATTTGTTAGGCTGGCGCTACGATATCTTAACCAAGCCATTGGTGGCATTACTGCGACAAGATATTGAATATTTGGCGGCGCAAATGAAGTTAGCTAGATAA
- a CDS encoding GGDEF domain-containing protein, whose product MKLKASNLLGQEQIDLLISRGLNLVWFPKELEVIYKDQYKNEAAHEFRYRAPIILFFYLYLSFGTYQVLPTELRTAWIAYYGWVGMIIVFAWLLAFIPSMNRWFDYYVCLGSTGAVALTFTLINVFEHGQNNVLFHAAMMYAVVIIYGFVGMRFYTAMFAGWSGGLIGIAISVWLNGSIDWTYLNRTYTFSSFLGMALAYAIDRQHRENYLQDCMIELNRLELMRQAQQLSILSQQDALTGLANRRYLDEVLENEWKRSIRHEVPITIMMIDIDFFKLYNDTLGHIQGDQCLRRIAILLGSISSRSGDLAARYGGEEFLLLFSMTDKDQALIQVQRLMQLMQNIGIAHPRSNVSKYVTISVGVATTTPHLNDSLSEFISQADHALYVAKNNGRNQYHVATSENVISETL is encoded by the coding sequence ATGAAGTTAAAAGCATCCAACTTACTCGGGCAAGAACAGATTGACTTGTTAATTTCTCGCGGACTAAATTTAGTTTGGTTTCCTAAAGAATTAGAAGTCATTTATAAAGATCAGTATAAAAATGAAGCTGCACATGAATTCCGTTACCGTGCACCAATCATTCTATTCTTCTATTTATATTTAAGTTTTGGTACTTATCAAGTTCTACCTACAGAGCTACGCACTGCATGGATCGCGTACTACGGTTGGGTGGGCATGATAATTGTTTTTGCATGGTTACTTGCTTTCATTCCATCAATGAATAGATGGTTTGATTACTATGTTTGCTTAGGCTCTACAGGTGCCGTCGCTCTTACTTTCACGTTAATTAATGTATTTGAACATGGCCAGAATAACGTTCTTTTTCATGCTGCCATGATGTATGCCGTGGTCATTATATATGGCTTCGTTGGTATGCGATTTTATACAGCGATGTTTGCTGGTTGGTCTGGTGGTTTAATTGGTATTGCCATTAGTGTTTGGCTTAATGGATCAATTGATTGGACTTACTTAAATCGAACTTATACTTTTAGTAGCTTTCTAGGAATGGCTTTAGCTTATGCAATAGATCGGCAACATAGAGAGAATTATCTACAAGACTGTATGATCGAACTAAATCGATTAGAGCTTATGCGTCAGGCGCAACAACTTTCAATTTTATCTCAACAAGATGCTTTAACTGGTTTAGCGAACCGTAGATACCTCGATGAAGTTCTTGAAAATGAGTGGAAACGCTCAATCCGTCATGAAGTTCCTATCACAATCATGATGATCGATATCGATTTTTTTAAACTATACAATGATACATTAGGCCATATTCAGGGGGATCAATGTCTTAGACGAATTGCCATTTTGCTGGGTTCAATCTCATCGCGAAGTGGAGATCTTGCGGCACGTTATGGCGGTGAAGAGTTCTTACTTTTATTTTCCATGACGGATAAAGATCAAGCACTGATACAAGTTCAACGTTTAATGCAATTAATGCAAAATATAGGGATTGCACATCCTAGAAGTAATGTCTCTAAATATGTAACGATCAGTGTGGGTGTTGCAACAACAACTCCTCATCTTAATGACAGCCTATCAGAGTTTATTTCTCAAGCAGATCATGCTTTGTATGTAGCAAAAAATAATGGTAGAAATCAATATCATGTTGCAACGAGTGAAAATGTAATTTCTGAGACTTTATAA
- a CDS encoding DUF1826 domain-containing protein, whose protein sequence is MKNAFSDHKQISMVSSFSELVGSNFQADRNAICWYRNLNGDFQEIVKQLELKENITEVSVDDLLALQLSEQGHLAREIILKDMQLLSDFGASPTLNLIQNYERDDELNFISTDVYSFHVDRSPIPTDTFLCTYYGAASEILPSDQVKQKVLIPEIREKLKELHHGSEAEFESFLQDYFFDLHYQPLPDARPLNLGLGHLWRLAVDHPMQHVLPCVHRAPIENEGEYRLLLIC, encoded by the coding sequence ATGAAGAATGCATTTTCTGACCACAAGCAAATTAGCATGGTTTCTAGTTTCTCCGAACTTGTCGGTTCTAATTTTCAAGCAGATAGAAATGCGATTTGTTGGTATAGAAACCTGAATGGAGATTTTCAAGAAATCGTAAAACAGCTTGAACTAAAGGAAAATATCACTGAGGTTTCGGTTGATGATTTATTGGCTTTGCAACTTTCCGAACAAGGTCATTTAGCAAGAGAAATCATCTTAAAAGATATGCAGCTATTAAGTGATTTCGGAGCTTCACCTACCCTTAACTTAATTCAAAATTACGAACGTGATGATGAGTTAAATTTTATTTCAACTGATGTGTATTCATTTCATGTTGATCGTTCCCCTATCCCAACTGATACTTTTTTATGTACTTATTACGGCGCAGCAAGTGAAATTTTGCCAAGCGATCAAGTTAAGCAAAAAGTTTTGATTCCCGAAATCAGAGAGAAACTGAAAGAATTACATCATGGCTCAGAAGCTGAGTTTGAAAGTTTTCTACAAGATTATTTCTTCGATTTACATTACCAGCCGCTTCCTGATGCAAGACCTTTAAACTTAGGTTTAGGACATCTTTGGCGTCTAGCAGTTGATCACCCAATGCAGCACGTTTTACCTTGTGTTCATAGGGCACCTATTGAAAATGAAGGCGAATATAGACTACTCTTAATTTGTTAA
- a CDS encoding ISNCY family transposase, which yields MSDKELKRLSVLQEICDQRITQSQAAQLLHISERQIRRLLQKYKAQGPAALAHAGRGQISNSKLPEELRLKCLNIVSDQLHGFGPTLAHEKLTTVHGFDLSVETLRSWMIAADLWIPRSKRLKRPYQPRYNRDCFGELIQIDGSYHDWFEGRAAKCCLLVFIDDATGKLQHLRFCESESAFDYMISTRLYVEQHGKPLAFYSDKHSVFRVNQSSKKDTKITQFGRVLSTLNIDIIFANSPQAKGRVERANRTLQDRLIKEMRLEGISSIEQANAWLPCFIEQFNQKFAKMAFNPKDLHRPITETAEELDDIFTWREPRRVTNSLTITYDKCVYLLENTEENQRLIGKYLEFLEYPDGTVALMHDGRKINYSLFDKLSQLNQREIVENKRLGAVLNHIQQQHEELEQQNKRNRSQKMPSRRAQKIAIKERNLNPVLDLELSI from the coding sequence ATGTCGGATAAAGAACTTAAACGATTGTCGGTCTTGCAAGAAATCTGTGATCAACGCATAACTCAATCCCAGGCTGCTCAGCTACTTCATATTTCAGAACGTCAGATCAGACGCTTACTGCAGAAATACAAAGCTCAAGGTCCCGCTGCATTAGCCCATGCCGGTCGTGGCCAAATCAGCAATTCCAAACTTCCTGAAGAACTCAGACTCAAGTGCCTCAATATTGTTTCTGACCAACTCCATGGTTTCGGACCCACTTTAGCGCATGAAAAGCTCACCACCGTACATGGATTCGATCTTTCAGTAGAAACCCTGCGTTCCTGGATGATTGCAGCTGACTTATGGATTCCTCGATCCAAGCGCCTGAAACGCCCGTATCAGCCTCGTTACAACCGGGATTGCTTTGGTGAACTGATCCAAATTGATGGCTCATATCATGACTGGTTTGAAGGACGCGCTGCTAAATGCTGTCTGCTGGTGTTTATCGATGATGCTACAGGAAAATTGCAGCATTTACGCTTCTGTGAATCAGAATCAGCCTTTGATTATATGATTTCAACACGCTTGTATGTTGAGCAGCATGGTAAGCCGTTGGCATTTTACAGCGACAAACATTCAGTCTTCAGGGTGAATCAAAGCAGCAAGAAAGACACCAAGATTACCCAGTTTGGACGCGTACTCAGTACCCTGAATATCGATATCATCTTCGCCAATTCACCACAGGCCAAAGGCCGTGTGGAACGTGCCAACAGAACCCTTCAGGACCGTCTGATCAAGGAGATGCGTCTGGAAGGTATCAGCTCGATTGAGCAAGCTAATGCCTGGCTACCCTGCTTCATTGAGCAGTTCAATCAGAAGTTCGCCAAGATGGCTTTTAATCCTAAGGATCTACATCGGCCTATCACTGAAACAGCCGAAGAATTAGATGATATTTTTACTTGGCGTGAACCCCGCAGAGTCACGAATAGCCTGACGATTACTTATGATAAATGCGTATATCTCCTGGAAAACACCGAAGAAAATCAAAGGTTGATCGGTAAGTATCTTGAGTTCCTGGAATACCCGGATGGTACTGTAGCCCTCATGCATGATGGCCGAAAGATCAATTACAGCCTCTTCGATAAATTAAGTCAGCTGAATCAGCGAGAGATTGTTGAGAATAAACGGTTGGGTGCTGTTCTGAATCATATCCAACAACAGCATGAAGAACTGGAACAACAAAACAAACGCAATCGTTCTCAAAAGATGCCAAGCAGACGTGCACAGAAAATAGCAATCAAAGAACGAAATCTAAATCCTGTGCTTGACTTGGAATTGTCCATATAG
- the aroC gene encoding chorismate synthase, translating into MAGNSIGQLFRVTTCGESHGAGLMAIVDGVPPGLELCEADLQKDLDRRKPGTSKFATQRKEPDQVEIISGVFEGKTTGTSIGLLIRNTDQKSKDYGNIAQTFRPGHADYTYTQKYGFRDYRGGGRSSARETAMRVAAGAIAKKYLAEKFGIDIRGHVTQIGNEIAEKLDWAEVLNNPFFCGDVDAVPRFEQLVTALREQGTSCGAKLEIIAEKVPVGWGEPVFDRLDADIAHAMMSINAVKGVEIGDGFAVAGQFGHETRDELTTDGFLANHAGGILGGISSGQTIRVAIALKPTASITTPGKTITIDRENTDVLTKGRHDPCVGVRATPIAEAMLAIVLMDHFLRHRAQNADVVVPFQPIEP; encoded by the coding sequence ATGGCAGGCAATAGTATTGGTCAACTTTTTCGGGTAACCACCTGTGGTGAATCACATGGTGCTGGCTTGATGGCAATTGTAGATGGCGTACCACCGGGACTAGAACTTTGCGAAGCAGACTTACAAAAAGATTTGGATCGCCGCAAGCCGGGTACTTCTAAGTTTGCAACGCAACGTAAAGAGCCTGATCAAGTTGAAATTATTTCTGGTGTTTTTGAAGGCAAAACTACGGGTACATCAATTGGTTTATTGATTCGTAATACAGATCAAAAATCAAAAGACTACGGTAATATTGCCCAAACATTCCGTCCTGGTCATGCTGATTATACCTATACTCAAAAATATGGTTTCCGTGATTATCGTGGTGGTGGTCGCTCAAGTGCACGTGAGACAGCAATGCGTGTTGCGGCAGGTGCGATTGCTAAAAAGTATTTGGCAGAAAAATTTGGTATTGATATCCGCGGGCATGTAACACAGATCGGGAATGAAATTGCAGAAAAGTTAGATTGGGCTGAAGTGCTAAATAATCCATTTTTCTGTGGTGATGTTGATGCTGTTCCTCGCTTCGAGCAATTAGTCACAGCATTGCGTGAGCAAGGCACTAGTTGTGGTGCAAAATTGGAAATTATTGCTGAAAAGGTTCCAGTGGGTTGGGGTGAGCCTGTTTTTGATCGTCTGGATGCGGATATTGCTCACGCTATGATGAGTATCAATGCGGTTAAAGGTGTTGAGATTGGGGATGGTTTTGCAGTTGCTGGACAGTTTGGTCACGAAACTCGTGATGAATTAACCACAGATGGTTTCCTTGCAAATCATGCTGGTGGAATACTTGGTGGTATTTCAAGTGGTCAAACGATTCGTGTCGCGATTGCTTTAAAACCAACCGCAAGTATTACCACTCCTGGTAAAACCATTACAATTGATCGAGAAAACACAGATGTGTTAACCAAGGGTCGTCATGATCCTTGTGTGGGCGTTCGAGCGACTCCAATTGCTGAAGCAATGTTAGCAATTGTTCTAATGGATCATTTTTTAAGACATCGTGCTCAAAATGCTGATGTTGTAGTTCCATTCCAACCAATCGAGCCATAA
- a CDS encoding YcgL domain-containing protein, protein MYIARPNYSADQESENPFESVPESVLQAFGKATFVMHLELHGERKLARVNVLHVLDSLQTKGFFIQMPPEGLINPNAVEPEGLRGA, encoded by the coding sequence ATGTACATTGCTCGTCCAAATTATTCTGCAGATCAGGAATCAGAAAATCCATTTGAGTCTGTTCCTGAGAGTGTTTTACAAGCTTTTGGAAAAGCTACTTTTGTAATGCATTTGGAACTTCATGGTGAGCGCAAACTTGCACGTGTCAACGTATTGCATGTCTTAGACTCATTACAGACCAAAGGCTTTTTTATTCAAATGCCGCCAGAAGGACTTATTAATCCAAATGCGGTAGAACCAGAGGGTTTGCGTGGTGCTTGA
- the recR gene encoding recombination mediator RecR — MFSERFEQLVQALRILPSVGPKSAQRMALHLLMKNREGAFALSYALHEASSHIHECHICHSLTENEICDICASAERDEQLLCVVESPADVMAIEQSGSFRGKYHVLGGHLSPLDGIGPEEIGIPYLIQRLSQGQIEEVILATNATVEGQATAHYLVEATKHLPIHMTRIAQGVPQGGELEYVDSHTLSQAVHNRMKMK, encoded by the coding sequence GTGTTTAGTGAACGATTTGAACAGCTAGTTCAAGCATTGCGTATTTTACCAAGCGTTGGTCCAAAATCTGCACAGCGGATGGCATTGCATTTGTTGATGAAAAATCGTGAAGGTGCTTTTGCATTATCTTATGCATTACATGAGGCTTCGAGCCATATTCACGAATGCCATATTTGTCATTCATTAACTGAAAATGAAATTTGTGATATTTGTGCGTCTGCAGAAAGAGATGAGCAATTGCTTTGTGTGGTTGAATCTCCAGCTGATGTCATGGCAATCGAACAAAGTGGAAGCTTTAGAGGAAAATATCATGTACTTGGTGGTCATTTGTCTCCATTGGATGGAATAGGTCCTGAAGAAATTGGTATTCCATATTTGATTCAACGATTAAGCCAAGGACAGATTGAAGAAGTAATTTTAGCAACTAATGCCACCGTGGAAGGTCAAGCGACAGCACATTACTTAGTTGAAGCAACGAAACATTTGCCAATTCACATGACCAGAATCGCACAAGGCGTGCCACAAGGTGGTGAATTAGAATATGTCGATAGTCATACGTTAAGTCAAGCGGTACATAATCGTATGAAGATGAAATAA
- a CDS encoding AAA family ATPase yields MSADTQHFTGTDQYIATDSLKLAVKAARALQKPLLVKGEPGTGKTLLAEQVAESLGLKLITWHIKSTTKAQQGLYEYDAVSRLRDSQLGDNRVYDIKNYIKPGKLWEAFTSEERCVLLIDEIDKADIEFPNDLLHELDKMSFYVYETGETITATQRPIVIITSNNEKELPDAFLRRCFFHYIEFPDEATMREIIAVHFPNISNTLVSEALQIFFKLREVTNLKKPPSTSELIDWLSLLMADDMPEDVLRNHDKSKAIPPLYGALIKNEQDVQLLERLAFMSRR; encoded by the coding sequence ATGTCTGCTGATACACAACACTTCACTGGTACAGATCAATATATTGCAACTGACAGCCTGAAACTTGCGGTAAAAGCCGCGCGTGCTTTACAAAAACCATTATTGGTGAAAGGTGAGCCAGGTACAGGTAAAACATTACTTGCAGAACAAGTTGCAGAAAGTTTAGGTCTAAAACTAATTACTTGGCATATCAAATCAACAACCAAAGCTCAGCAAGGTTTGTATGAATATGACGCAGTTTCTCGCTTGCGTGATAGCCAGTTAGGTGATAACCGAGTCTATGACATTAAAAACTATATTAAACCGGGTAAATTGTGGGAAGCATTTACGAGTGAAGAACGTTGTGTATTGTTAATTGATGAAATTGACAAAGCAGATATCGAGTTCCCGAATGACTTATTGCATGAACTCGACAAAATGTCGTTTTATGTTTACGAGACTGGTGAAACCATTACCGCAACACAACGCCCAATTGTGATTATTACTTCGAATAATGAAAAAGAATTACCAGATGCATTCTTGCGTCGCTGCTTCTTTCATTATATCGAATTTCCTGATGAAGCAACGATGCGTGAAATTATTGCAGTGCATTTTCCAAATATTTCGAATACTTTGGTCAGTGAAGCATTGCAAATATTCTTTAAATTACGTGAAGTCACGAATTTAAAAAAACCACCATCAACATCAGAGTTAATTGACTGGTTAAGCTTGCTTATGGCAGATGATATGCCTGAAGACGTATTGCGCAATCATGATAAATCTAAAGCAATCCCACCATTGTATGGTGCGCTTATTAAAAATGAACAAGATGTACAATTACTTGAACGTTTAGCTTTTATGTCACGCCGCTAA